A single genomic interval of Pelorhabdus rhamnosifermentans harbors:
- a CDS encoding CPBP family intramembrane glutamic endopeptidase — MNFVETSNRYSLLKHIVFFYMIWALSEVVLFPILRMKGVIFSDTFGPIWKITVWLFPVVAILKAGRYPVLTYLKLNSGKWPAMLWSILGVSFIAGYNIFMHVLFYGNRMFLPWLTFTQWLNAVFIAGVVEEILFRGYFLQKIAEHFSFWQANLLVGVLFVGIHFPIWYVNADKIANNAAAWSQLIAFIFGFSLLQGWLFRKSGSIWPCIMMHMTNNFMALALVG, encoded by the coding sequence TTGAATTTTGTAGAAACAAGTAATCGCTACAGTCTCTTAAAGCATATTGTTTTCTTTTACATGATTTGGGCGCTTTCAGAAGTTGTTCTTTTTCCCATTTTGAGAATGAAGGGAGTTATTTTTAGTGATACGTTTGGACCAATTTGGAAAATAACGGTCTGGCTATTCCCAGTCGTTGCTATACTGAAGGCTGGTCGATATCCGGTATTGACTTATTTGAAGTTGAATTCCGGCAAGTGGCCGGCCATGCTGTGGAGCATACTGGGTGTTAGTTTTATTGCAGGCTATAATATCTTTATGCATGTGCTGTTTTATGGCAATAGGATGTTTTTGCCATGGCTTACGTTTACGCAGTGGCTGAATGCTGTATTTATCGCCGGAGTCGTTGAGGAGATATTATTTCGGGGATATTTCTTGCAAAAAATAGCGGAACATTTTTCCTTCTGGCAAGCGAATCTTTTAGTGGGCGTGTTGTTCGTGGGTATCCATTTTCCTATTTGGTATGTGAATGCTGATAAAATTGCGAATAATGCAGCTGCTTGGTCGCAGCTTATAGCGTTTATTTTCGGTTTTTCGCTCTTACAGGGCTGGTTGTTTCGGAAATCTGGCTCTATATGGCCGTGTATTATGATGCATATGACGAATAATTTTATGGCATTAGCGCTTGTTGGATAA
- a CDS encoding tyramine oxidase subunit B: MGTAIDFLYLSETDMIKAGVMDMQGCIDAMEEMLKTMGSGDYVMGGANRNSHGVMVTFPESSSFPNMPVNGPDRRFMAMPAYLGGNFDMAGVKWYGSNAANRAKGLPRSILMLILNDKDTGAPIAFMSANILSAYRTGAIPGVGIRHLARKDARVVAIDGPGVMNRTLLKACMCERPQVDTLKIHGHGQTSIDKFIAYAKENFQQIKTIEVCDTLEAAVRDADIISTATSGTVGSASYPYIKEAWLKPGAMVCLPANGRFDDEFVLNRAKNVVDNIQLYKAWQEEIPYPAYEEIGIMGVRYMDMLHEGKMKDGQIDDLGDILMGKKPGRRDDEEIILYSVGGMPTEDVAWGTIIYRNALKKGIGVKLNLWDKPAMA, from the coding sequence ATGGGAACGGCAATTGATTTTTTATATTTAAGTGAAACAGATATGATCAAAGCAGGCGTCATGGATATGCAAGGCTGTATTGATGCTATGGAAGAAATGCTGAAAACGATGGGTTCCGGCGACTATGTGATGGGTGGAGCTAATCGTAACTCCCATGGAGTTATGGTTACTTTTCCAGAGAGTTCCTCATTTCCGAACATGCCTGTTAACGGACCGGATAGAAGATTTATGGCAATGCCGGCTTATTTGGGAGGAAATTTTGATATGGCTGGCGTTAAATGGTATGGCTCGAATGCAGCCAACCGCGCTAAGGGACTGCCACGGTCGATTCTTATGCTGATCCTGAATGACAAGGATACCGGTGCACCGATAGCTTTCATGTCCGCTAATATTTTGAGCGCTTATCGTACCGGTGCCATCCCTGGAGTAGGTATCAGGCACTTGGCCAGAAAGGATGCCAGGGTAGTGGCTATTGACGGGCCGGGCGTAATGAATAGAACGCTTTTAAAAGCTTGCATGTGTGAGCGTCCTCAGGTTGATACCTTAAAAATTCACGGCCACGGTCAGACTTCAATTGATAAGTTTATTGCCTATGCTAAGGAAAATTTTCAGCAAATCAAGACTATAGAAGTGTGCGATACGTTGGAAGCAGCAGTCAGAGACGCCGATATTATCAGTACTGCCACTTCTGGCACTGTAGGTTCAGCGTCCTATCCTTATATCAAAGAAGCCTGGCTGAAGCCAGGAGCAATGGTATGTCTGCCTGCCAACGGACGCTTCGATGATGAATTTGTCTTAAACCGTGCTAAAAATGTAGTGGATAATATCCAATTGTATAAAGCATGGCAAGAGGAAATTCCCTATCCGGCCTATGAGGAAATTGGTATTATGGGTGTGCGGTATATGGATATGCTTCACGAAGGAAAGATGAAGGACGGACAGATTGATGATCTGGGTGATATTTTGATGGGTAAAAAACCGGGACGCAGGGATGACGAGGAAATCATTCTGTATTCGGTTGGGGGCATGCCGACAGAAGACGTGGCTTGGGGAACAATCATTTACCGCAATGCATTGAAAAAAGGCATTGGCGTCAAGCTCAATTTGTGGGATAAACCGGCGATGGCGTAA
- a CDS encoding FAD-dependent oxidoreductase → MKRYDLIVVGAGPAGLSAAIEAAQCGLNTVVFDENANPGGQLFKQVHKFFGSKEHKAKVRGFRIGSELLAEAQKLGIEVVLKATVVGLFPDKEITVRVDDTIRHYKGDTIVVATGAAENVVPFPGWTLPGVIGAGAAQTMMNLQGIVPGKKILMLGSGNVGLVVSYQLMQVGCEVLALVDAAPKIGGYGVHASKLARMGVPFYVSHTIMKAEGTDHVTGVTIGEVDKDWKIVHGTERHFDVDTICMAVGLSPMAQLFKMAGCQMEDSALKSGYVPVCNEYGETSIPGVFAAGDVSGVEEASSAMLEGRMASVAAAEYLGFITKAELAEKARKLKGALQSLREGMFAVENRDKILDKTEEGYDISKHLLKTGFFLEEELAKYPGVTKQNGIHAVIECSQNIPCNPCQDACPKGCIQIGAKITSLPVMDEGKTCNGCGLCVVSCSGQAIFLVNEEYEDGYASVTMPYEILPLPARGDKGWALDRSGEKVCQAEVVSVKTAPAFDHTHLLTIKVPQDMAMKARFFKGGSFYA, encoded by the coding sequence ATGAAAAGATATGATTTAATTGTTGTGGGCGCAGGTCCAGCCGGTCTTTCCGCCGCGATTGAAGCTGCTCAATGTGGCTTAAACACTGTGGTGTTTGACGAAAATGCCAACCCGGGCGGGCAGCTTTTTAAGCAGGTTCACAAATTTTTCGGTTCTAAGGAGCATAAGGCCAAGGTACGCGGGTTCCGCATCGGCAGCGAGCTTCTGGCGGAAGCTCAGAAACTTGGGATCGAGGTTGTTTTAAAAGCTACCGTGGTAGGGCTCTTTCCTGATAAGGAGATCACTGTACGTGTTGATGACACCATACGCCATTACAAAGGGGATACGATTGTTGTAGCTACTGGTGCAGCAGAAAATGTCGTACCGTTTCCGGGCTGGACCTTGCCCGGTGTCATTGGCGCGGGTGCCGCGCAGACTATGATGAATCTGCAGGGAATTGTTCCCGGCAAAAAAATACTGATGCTGGGCTCTGGCAATGTCGGATTGGTAGTTAGTTATCAACTTATGCAAGTGGGCTGCGAGGTGCTGGCATTGGTTGATGCCGCGCCTAAAATAGGCGGCTATGGCGTGCATGCCTCCAAGCTTGCGCGCATGGGCGTACCGTTTTACGTGTCTCATACGATCATGAAGGCGGAAGGCACGGATCATGTCACCGGTGTTACGATTGGGGAAGTAGATAAAGACTGGAAGATAGTTCATGGAACGGAACGGCATTTTGATGTAGATACCATCTGTATGGCTGTCGGCCTTTCACCGATGGCGCAGCTTTTCAAAATGGCTGGTTGTCAAATGGAGGATAGCGCTTTAAAAAGTGGCTATGTTCCGGTTTGCAATGAATATGGCGAAACCAGTATACCTGGGGTTTTTGCGGCAGGCGATGTGTCCGGCGTGGAAGAAGCAAGTTCCGCGATGCTTGAAGGCCGTATGGCCAGTGTGGCGGCAGCGGAGTACTTGGGGTTTATTACTAAGGCAGAACTGGCGGAAAAGGCTCGGAAATTGAAAGGTGCTTTGCAGAGTTTGCGCGAGGGAATGTTTGCTGTGGAAAATCGGGATAAAATTCTCGATAAAACTGAAGAAGGCTATGATATATCCAAACATCTCTTAAAAACCGGCTTTTTCCTGGAAGAGGAGTTGGCTAAGTATCCAGGTGTCACAAAACAAAACGGTATTCATGCGGTCATTGAATGTTCGCAGAATATTCCCTGCAACCCCTGCCAGGATGCCTGTCCGAAAGGTTGCATCCAAATCGGGGCCAAGATTACTTCTCTGCCGGTTATGGATGAAGGAAAAACCTGCAATGGCTGCGGCTTGTGCGTGGTATCCTGTTCCGGTCAGGCTATCTTCTTGGTGAATGAAGAATATGAGGATGGCTATGCCAGCGTTACTATGCCATATGAAATTTTGCCGCTGCCAGCCCGAGGGGATAAAGGCTGGGCACTTGACCGCAGTGGAGAAAAGGTGTGCCAGGCTGAAGTAGTAAGTGTGAAGACAGCACCAGCTTTTGATCATACACATTTACTTACTATCAAAGTGCCTCAAGACATGGCCATGAAAGCAAGATTTTTTAAAGGAGGCAGCTTTTATGCCTAA
- a CDS encoding amino acid permease, translating into MNIFRTKSIELLKEEARTHSLRKELGAVDIIMMGIGVIIGTGIFVLTGIVAAKYAGPGLILSFIIAGLTCAFVCFAYAELASMVPIAGSAYTYTYTSLGEFTAWIVGWKLILEYSVGACAVAGGWSAYTVGLLKSAGMDLPLALTTVPAEGGMVNLPAVLITLFLTYLLVCGIKESTTVNKVLVVIKLAAIFLFLFLAGPRVNPLNWEPFLPFGYSGVSAGAAVIFFAYLGVDSIATSAEETKNPSRDMPIGIIGSLVICTVLYVAVAAVLTGVVPYDQLNNAEPVAYALRTLGYQFGSALVGTGAVCGLSTVLLVMMYAQTRAFFAMSRDGLIPSAICKIHPKYGTPHIITILVGMAVALVSGFTPITVVAEMCSVGTLFAFLVATVGVVVLRKTRPDAERPFRCPAIKTVATLAILSCIYIMCNLAYATWVRFIVWTVIGLIIYWAYGYSHSVLNKMEQLTRKTGKAF; encoded by the coding sequence TTGAATATTTTTCGCACGAAGTCGATTGAATTGTTGAAAGAAGAGGCAAGAACCCATTCCCTGCGGAAAGAGCTAGGGGCTGTCGATATTATCATGATGGGGATCGGGGTTATTATTGGTACGGGAATTTTTGTTTTAACAGGCATCGTTGCTGCTAAATATGCCGGTCCGGGACTGATATTGTCATTTATCATTGCGGGTTTGACGTGTGCCTTTGTGTGTTTTGCTTATGCGGAGCTGGCGTCGATGGTTCCGATTGCCGGCAGTGCCTATACTTATACCTATACCTCGCTGGGTGAATTTACTGCTTGGATTGTTGGCTGGAAATTGATTCTGGAATATTCAGTAGGAGCTTGTGCTGTTGCCGGTGGTTGGTCGGCCTATACGGTGGGGCTGTTAAAATCCGCGGGAATGGATCTTCCCCTTGCCTTGACTACTGTGCCGGCAGAGGGGGGGATGGTAAATCTTCCGGCTGTGCTTATTACGTTGTTTTTAACCTACCTCTTAGTGTGTGGCATCAAGGAAAGTACGACCGTGAATAAAGTGTTGGTTGTGATCAAACTTGCAGCAATTTTCCTGTTTTTATTTTTGGCCGGACCCAGGGTCAACCCCCTTAACTGGGAGCCCTTCCTGCCTTTTGGCTATTCCGGAGTTTCGGCTGGGGCGGCGGTGATCTTCTTTGCTTATTTAGGCGTTGACTCCATTGCAACTTCAGCGGAAGAGACCAAAAATCCCAGTAGGGATATGCCGATTGGCATCATTGGCTCCTTAGTGATTTGTACGGTGTTATATGTTGCAGTAGCTGCTGTTTTGACAGGCGTAGTGCCTTATGATCAATTAAATAATGCTGAACCCGTAGCTTATGCGTTGCGTACTCTCGGCTATCAGTTTGGTTCGGCGCTGGTAGGTACAGGGGCTGTTTGCGGTTTGTCCACTGTACTCTTGGTTATGATGTATGCACAAACCAGAGCCTTTTTTGCCATGTCTCGTGATGGGCTGATTCCGTCCGCAATTTGCAAGATTCATCCCAAATACGGAACTCCCCATATTATTACCATCCTTGTTGGCATGGCTGTCGCACTTGTCAGCGGTTTTACGCCGATTACGGTTGTGGCCGAGATGTGCAGTGTGGGTACACTGTTTGCTTTTCTTGTCGCAACAGTTGGTGTCGTTGTCTTACGCAAAACCAGACCTGATGCCGAGCGCCCGTTTCGCTGTCCGGCAATCAAAACTGTTGCTACACTGGCCATACTTTCCTGTATCTATATCATGTGCAACCTGGCTTATGCAACTTGGGTACGGTTTATTGTCTGGACGGTCATCGGTCTTATCATTTACTGGGCCTATGGCTATTCGCACAGTGTGCTGAACAAAATGGAACAATTAACACGAAAAACTGGTAAAGCGTTTTAG
- a CDS encoding (2Fe-2S)-binding protein has protein sequence MNMRITEHPILGKIEKGQLVKFTYNDTELMGYEGEPISAALRAAGVMVHRHTAKLGEPRGVFCAIGRCTDCVMVVNGKPNIRTCITPLTAGMSVQTQYGNAVNPNGKRRERYEKI, from the coding sequence ATGAACATGAGAATAACAGAACACCCGATACTGGGTAAAATCGAAAAAGGACAATTAGTGAAGTTCACCTATAATGATACGGAACTTATGGGGTATGAGGGCGAGCCGATTTCGGCCGCCCTCCGGGCTGCCGGTGTCATGGTACATCGCCATACGGCAAAATTAGGCGAGCCGCGCGGTGTATTTTGTGCGATTGGCCGTTGTACGGATTGCGTCATGGTTGTAAATGGAAAACCTAATATAAGAACCTGTATAACACCACTGACAGCGGGGATGAGCGTGCAAACACAATATGGTAATGCCGTAAATCCGAATGGAAAGCGGAGGGAAAGGTATGAAAAGATATGA